AGATATGAGTCGGAGCAGGAGAGCTTGAGTAGCTGGGGGAtctcacagaagaactgatccaccatgttgcctccacagaaggTCAATGCAAATGTGTTCCCGGTGTGTAGCACAGAGTAGAGAATCCCActgatccaggcaccagctgccATTTGAACACAAGCTCTGCTGTTCATCATtgtctcatagtgcagtggttggcagatggcgacatatcggtCATATGCCATGACGGTAAGAACGGCAAAATCCTCTCCCAgcaagaagaggaggaaaaagacttggGCAACACATCCAGCATAGGAAATGGACTTGGTGTTCATGAGggagttggccatggatttggggacgGTGACAGAGATGGAGCCAAGGTCTACAATCgacagattcatcaggaagaagtacatgggggtgtgaaggtgatTGTCGAGGGCTACAACTATGATGACAAGAAGATTCCCCACCAGGGATGCCAGAtaaatcactagaaacaccacaaagtgcaaaatctgcagctcccgaacttcagagaatcccaggagaaggaactcagtcatggTGGTTCGGTtcgacattttctttctcagaaCATGTCTCAGGATGtctgtggagggaaggacaagagCAAGGGCCAGGATTAGATCAGTAAAATAACTCTCGTTTTGTGATATCCATCTTAACTTCCTTGAGTCCCTTAGCTTGTGAAGATTGGTGTAATATGGGAATGAGGATCGGGAAAacagccccactgactccaatggagttactcctgatttacactggggtgagAGAAAGTAGAATCAGCTCAATGGACTGCGgtggagttactcctaatttacagcagggtgacggagaggagaaATAGAAACAATTGCTTTTGAGGTATTTGTATAGCTCTGtcacccagaggtgggcaaactctgGATAACAGTGTTGCTATCTTCAGTTTACCGAGGGAAATTGGGGGTCTgcctggccagattctgctgtgaGGGGCATTGCTGCAAAAGTGGAGTAATTTCACTGCATGCCATGGAATTACTCCcactttatactgctctaaaCTGGAGTAGCATCTCACATGGAGGTGACCCATCCCAGTCATAAATACACGGTAAACTTGAGTTAGGAATACAGCCCAGGAGCTCTGGTGCCCCGTCCCCTGTTCTAGCCAGATTTCCACGCTCGCTGTGAGAGACAGACATTCCAGTTCCCTCCTGCTTCTCTAACCACTCatctaaactccctcccagagcttggaagagaacccaggagtcctgactcccagttcaccCCCTGCACTAACCCAGTAAATCAACaggccaggagttctggctctacCCACTGGACTCAACTTGCTCCCATAACTGGGAACACAAGTGACGTGTcatgactcccagccccctcctctaaCGACTACATCAGCCTCTGTCCCAGTGACTCTCCATTGCCATCAGCAATGACTGCCGAGAGTGACAATGAAGAGTCTTTGGGCTAACGAATGCTAGTGAGAATGATTCTCCAGCGTGGTACTTGGGGCACTCACCTGTTGTCTGGaagagttcaagtccctgctccagtgactatttaattatttatacgaagtggagcagcttcaacaggagagactgagacagtCTCATTTGAGAACAGCCCATAGCCTAAAGGCTCAGACACCCTCCTGTAAAGTGGGAATTCAAACCCCTTCTCAACATCAGTCAGACGGAAAGATTGAGTCTGAGTTTGTCACAAGCCAgcagagtgccctaaccacttaGCTTCAAGTTATGAGGGGTGCCTGCTCCTGAGTCCTAATGACAGACAGAAAtagaacacccccctcccccgttctGGTTCCTCCTCTCTACAAACTGGACTGAACTTCCGGCCAGACCCACACATAAAACTCAGGAGGCCTGGCTCTCTGTCCCTGCTACTCTTATCCACTAGACCCCAATCTCTTTTTAGAGttggggatagaacccaagagtccagGCTCCTAGTCACCACTACGCTAACTCCCTTGACTCAACTGCCCTTGCAGCAATTTAACAAACAGAAGTAACAGTAAACTGAGAACTAGACACAAATTGATGATAGATAGATTCATAGATAGATAGTTAGATAGAACAACAAACTAAGAGAGAGAAACAAGTAAGAAAAGAACAGATACAGGAAATGAGAGAGAAACTCAGAACTAACAACCACTAACAGATAGATAGGGAAGTAAAAACAAACTAATGGAGAGAGAAaagtacaaacagagagacagacagcaataacaacaaactaaTGTATACAGAGAGAAAAGTATCTATGAGCTGATAGTGTTTGTCACAATTTTTGGACTACTTTAATGTAAACTCCTTAAGCCATTCTAAAAAATATGTGTCAATTTCATCAATTTCCCTACTCCCAatagaaggaaactgaggcacagatattcTGCCCTCTCTTTCCAAAGGTAAGTTCTTTgactgactcagtttcccatgcCCAAATTGAGCTAAGTGTGaaactatgaaaaaaaatcacttacaaTTTCATCCTTAAAATGCCACTGTGTAACTCCAAATATATTTAATTGCAAGAGCAAACTTATGGTGCCGGTTAATGTAGAATCTTCCCAGACTGAGATGTCTTTTCTCCTCCAGCTACATACTGCAATtggtttcctctctctctctagccccaTACATACTGCTCTAGCCACCAATCTCTCTATCTAATGCTCTTATCACTGTACTATGAGAGGCCGTTCCCCCACCACACTGAGGCTGAGCTGCTGGAAATACATTGACATCTGTGCTGtctgcagatgagctgtgtgtCAAAAGGGCTGGTGCTGCAGGAAGGTGATTTATCAATGTCTGTTTTCTAAGGGCTTGGGGGACTCACTCACTGGAGACCTCAACAGCCCAGAGGCAACTTTTAATTTCTCTTGCCCTCTACTTCCCTAAACAGATTCCAGAAACTAAAATAATCAGAATTACAACGAGGCAGCAGAGTCTAGAGGAAGGATTGTGAGGCAAACACTGCGGGCACACAGGACTGTGCTCCAGACATCTGTCATCAATTCCTAGCCCTGCAACTGACCTACTGTGttaccttgggaaagtcattccCTGGGGCTGTCTTTTccttcccaccctttgcctgtccCTGGGACGGAGACTGTGTCTTACCTGATATAATGGGCCTCTCATATTAGGTTCAACCATCAGATAATTAATTATTAAAAAGCTAAGGTCCAAGGTATCCTGAGATCTGATTCCAACTATTCCTCTGACTTTGTTCAGTCCCTTCACTGTTCCATTCCTCAGTTGTCATCCCTACAATGGGGATAAGAGTTACAACTTGGAGTAGTTGGAATAGTTAcaacatctaccaatgtgatatatgtcatcatgtgccagcaatgtccctctgccatttacattggccaaaccggacagtctctatggaaaagaataaatggaccccaatcagatgtcaagaattataacattcaaaaaccagtcagagaacacttcagtctccctggtcactcgattacagacctaaaagttgcaatattacaacaacaacaaaaaaacccttcaaaa
The sequence above is a segment of the Mauremys mutica isolate MM-2020 ecotype Southern chromosome 12, ASM2049712v1, whole genome shotgun sequence genome. Coding sequences within it:
- the LOC123346771 gene encoding olfactory receptor 14A16-like; the encoded protein is MSNRTTMTEFLLLGFSEVRELQILHFVVFLVIYLASLVGNLLVIIVVALDNHLHTPMYFFLMNLSIVDLGSISVTVPKSMANSLMNTKSISYAGCVAQVFFLLFLLGEDFAVLTVMAYDRYVAICQPLHYETMMNSRACVQMAAGAWISGILYSVLHTGNTFALTFCGGNMVDQFFCEIPQLLKLSCSDSYLSEVGVLVFSVCLVLGCFIFITVSYVQIFKSVLRIPSEQGRHKALSTCLPHLTVVSLFVCTAIFAYLKPSSNSPSALDLVMAVLYSVLPPVMNPLIYTMRNKEIKAALRRLTGCR